The following coding sequences lie in one Peribacillus frigoritolerans genomic window:
- a CDS encoding YveK family protein, with translation MEETISIKDLFLTLRKRLNLIIIITALAVLVSGIISYFLLTPIYQASTQLLVNQSKNEEALYNNNEVQTNLQLINTYNVIIKSSAILELVKEDLNLDMTTVELNERISVASEQDSQVVNIIAEDENPQTAVDIANKTAEVFQKQIVEIMNVDNVTLLVKAEIAENPSPIKPRPLLNIAIALVVGLMAGVGVAFLLEYLDNTIKTEQDIEKQLGLPILGVIGTIDGQGDNSLRSERPATRGRGEKIG, from the coding sequence ATGGAAGAAACAATAAGTATAAAAGACCTATTTTTAACTTTACGAAAACGTTTAAACCTAATTATCATCATTACGGCACTTGCTGTTTTAGTAAGTGGAATAATCAGCTATTTTCTATTAACGCCAATCTATCAGGCGTCCACTCAATTACTTGTCAATCAATCCAAGAATGAAGAAGCACTTTATAATAACAATGAAGTTCAAACGAATCTGCAATTAATTAATACATATAATGTCATCATTAAAAGTTCGGCGATATTGGAATTAGTTAAAGAAGACCTTAATCTTGATATGACAACAGTGGAGTTAAATGAAAGGATATCAGTTGCAAGTGAACAGGATTCACAAGTTGTCAACATCATTGCTGAGGATGAAAATCCACAAACAGCTGTGGATATTGCGAATAAAACAGCAGAAGTGTTTCAAAAACAAATAGTCGAGATCATGAATGTAGATAATGTGACATTATTGGTAAAAGCAGAAATTGCAGAAAACCCATCACCTATCAAGCCACGACCGTTACTTAACATTGCGATTGCTTTGGTGGTTGGTTTAATGGCAGGTGTAGGTGTTGCTTTCCTTTTGGAATATTTGGATAACACGATAAAGACAGAGCAAGATATCGAGAAGCAACTAGGGTTGCCTATCCTTGGTGTCATTGGGACAATTGATGGCCAAGGAGATAATAGCTTACGTTCGGAAAGACCAGCAACACGTGGAAGAGGTGAAAAAATTGGCTAA
- a CDS encoding SGNH/GDSL hydrolase family protein translates to MKVFLPTFIILACVVSLVIGNIHWNGKISDASVSQTEQKSTKGETSNSSPDNGELVKYIGNWPKASKDLYKKRLAEGKPFKILLVGSNSLGNEGYNLPDDLADQLKDVYGDTVHVDGLLYDLMSSQFVLQNKQNDLIEAKADLILFEPFTLKDNGNVAIEDSLGNITTIIEDVTAANKETQFILQPPNPLYNATYYPNQVKELEKYAKDKDIPYLNHWSNWPDQASDKMIDVLNEGREIPNEKGYKIWSLYLEEFFIKQF, encoded by the coding sequence ATGAAGGTCTTCTTACCTACTTTTATTATTTTAGCATGCGTCGTATCTCTAGTTATAGGTAATATTCATTGGAATGGTAAAATCTCTGATGCTAGTGTCAGTCAGACTGAGCAAAAAAGTACGAAGGGGGAAACTAGTAATTCAAGTCCCGATAATGGAGAACTCGTAAAATACATAGGGAATTGGCCGAAGGCAAGCAAAGACTTATATAAAAAAAGATTGGCAGAAGGGAAACCTTTTAAAATTTTGCTGGTTGGATCGAATTCCCTTGGCAATGAGGGGTATAACTTGCCTGATGATTTAGCTGACCAGCTTAAAGATGTTTATGGAGACACCGTTCATGTGGACGGTTTACTTTACGATTTGATGTCTTCACAGTTTGTTCTTCAAAACAAACAAAATGATTTAATAGAGGCCAAGGCCGATTTAATTTTGTTCGAACCTTTCACACTAAAGGATAATGGGAATGTCGCCATTGAAGATTCTCTTGGAAATATAACGACGATTATTGAGGATGTCACTGCAGCAAACAAAGAAACACAATTCATTCTGCAGCCCCCTAACCCTTTATATAATGCAACCTACTATCCTAACCAAGTGAAGGAATTGGAAAAGTATGCAAAGGATAAGGATATTCCTTATCTCAATCATTGGAGTAATTGGCCTGATCAAGCATCAGATAAAATGATAGACGTTTTGAACGAAGGACGGGAAATACCTAATGAAAAGGGCTATAAAATATGGAGTTTGTATCTGGAAGAATTCTTTATTAAGCAGTTTTAA
- a CDS encoding tyrosine-protein phosphatase, giving the protein MIDIHSHILSGVDDGAKHITESIAMAKLAVSEGIRTIIATPHHKNGSFENEKFDIIEKVAELNDALKAESIDLDVLAGQETRIYGDLLADYQAERILTLNDGGRYVFIELPADHVPAYTEPLLYELQMKGLVPIIVHPERNLEFMESPNHLYKLVKHGALTQITAKSIVGGFGKKTKKFAFQLIEKNLTHYIASDAHNTKSRAFHMTEAFTEIENKFGVDMRYLFMDNAELLIQGKLAYKEMPQKIESRKFLGIF; this is encoded by the coding sequence ATGATTGATATACACTCTCATATATTATCAGGCGTTGATGACGGGGCTAAGCACATTACAGAGAGTATAGCCATGGCTAAGCTTGCTGTATCGGAGGGTATACGGACCATCATTGCCACTCCTCATCATAAAAATGGTTCTTTTGAAAATGAGAAATTTGATATTATAGAAAAAGTGGCAGAACTAAACGATGCATTGAAAGCTGAATCAATTGATTTGGACGTGTTGGCAGGACAGGAAACACGAATCTATGGAGATCTTTTAGCGGATTATCAGGCCGAAAGAATTTTAACTTTGAACGATGGCGGAAGATATGTGTTCATCGAATTGCCGGCAGACCATGTTCCTGCATATACAGAGCCCTTATTATATGAGTTGCAAATGAAAGGGCTAGTTCCCATCATTGTTCATCCAGAAAGGAATCTGGAGTTTATGGAATCTCCAAATCACCTTTACAAGCTGGTTAAACATGGAGCTTTGACTCAGATAACAGCAAAAAGTATCGTTGGTGGATTTGGTAAGAAAACTAAAAAGTTTGCCTTTCAACTCATCGAGAAAAACCTGACTCACTATATAGCATCTGATGCCCATAATACGAAAAGCCGTGCTTTCCATATGACCGAGGCTTTTACTGAAATAGAAAATAAGTTTGGTGTCGATATGAGGTATTTATTCATGGACAATGCCGAGCTTTTGATTCAAGGTAAATTGGCATACAAAGAAATGCCGCAGAAAATTGAATCAAGAAAATTCTTAGGTATATTTTAA
- a CDS encoding VOC family protein, translating to MKFKEFREVDICNQRSSIGYCFFFLSKKSAVCPSSQKKGILIIRGIHITAITHIGLAVPDLDSAIKWYEQVLGFRLLAGPYSFDTSMENKLNMTNDPLGNTVKKMLNAHLMADNGVEIELFEFLE from the coding sequence GTGAAATTTAAGGAATTTCGTGAGGTCGATATATGTAATCAAAGAAGCAGTATTGGCTATTGCTTCTTTTTTTTGTCCAAAAAAAGTGCCGTTTGCCCCTCATCTCAAAAGAAGGGTATTTTAATTATCAGGGGGATACATATAACAGCTATTACTCACATTGGATTGGCTGTACCTGATTTAGATTCTGCGATTAAATGGTATGAGCAGGTATTGGGTTTCAGGTTATTGGCGGGTCCCTATTCGTTTGATACAAGTATGGAGAATAAACTTAATATGACTAATGATCCTCTTGGTAATACTGTTAAAAAGATGCTAAATGCTCATTTGATGGCGGATAATGGAGTGGAGATTGAGCTTTTTGAGTTTCTGGAATAA
- a CDS encoding VOC family protein — MTAITHVGLAVPDLDAAIKWYEQVLGFKLLAGPYSFDASEENEPNMTNDLLGDEVKKMRNAHMMADNGVGIELFEFEEPRMPKGESRGYEGFFHICLVSDDIEKLADDIAASGGKRRSDIWNTWENKPYYLIYCEDPFGNIIELYSRSTELMYGNKD; from the coding sequence ATGACAGCAATTACTCATGTTGGATTGGCTGTACCTGATTTAGATGCGGCGATTAAGTGGTATGAGCAGGTGTTGGGATTCAAATTATTGGCGGGTCCCTATTCGTTTGATGCGAGTGAGGAGAATGAACCTAATATGACGAATGATCTTCTTGGTGATGAAGTTAAAAAGATGCGTAATGCTCATATGATGGCGGATAATGGAGTGGGGATTGAGCTTTTTGAGTTTGAGGAACCGAGAATGCCTAAAGGTGAGAGTCGCGGTTATGAGGGCTTTTTTCATATTTGCTTAGTATCGGATGATATCGAAAAGCTGGCTGATGATATTGCTGCTTCTGGCGGTAAAAGGCGAAGCGATATATGGAATACCTGGGAGAACAAGCCCTATTATTTAATCTATTGTGAAGATCCTTTCGGCAATATCATTGAGCTTTACAGCCGAAGCACGGAATTGATGTATGGAAATAAAGATTGA
- a CDS encoding S8 family serine peptidase, with the protein MHKLIQAILPVVLLFMILPIYQPDSASAEETPQSDGVIVKYKEENDEPINELIEKVEVPKGETTDALIEELEEQKNVEYAEPNYLFKKMDSPNDPAYIDQWHHKKLGTNAAWTKSMGSKELIVAIIDDGIDRNHEDLKGRIVNAYDTIRNRKHIVPKGEHGTHIAGIIAGSANNGIGGTGVAPNVKLMPINVFDGEYADTADIIEAIHYAVQQKANIINMSLGDTSYSEALNKAVQEAYKKGVLIVAAAGNEGDMGKNVQRVYPAAFSHVISVAATDSRDKRPSYSNYHSTVDIAAPGDDILSTLPYGKYGWMSGTSMATPMVAGVAALIWSHEPKLNTTEVEYRLYDSALDLGAKGKDIYYGNGRVNAKKALEMKTLTKPAVTAISDKDTKINGKIPVDFKTGTVSIYTDKKQLATMKINGEKTFTATIAKQTAGTTISTRLIDKSGNKSIPVSFKVADKTAPARPSVNTVGDNTVKVTGKAEASSSVTVKTGRTVLGKANSNSSGNFTVTMSKKQKAGKVLSVTATDKAGNISSIKTVTVADKTAPSKPTVNPVNIKTTIVAGKAEANSTVYIKASKKVIGSATATTKGTFTVRIPKQKAGKNLYIYAKDKAKNVSESRKVTVKK; encoded by the coding sequence ATGCACAAACTTATTCAGGCCATATTGCCGGTAGTATTACTGTTTATGATTCTGCCAATCTACCAGCCAGATTCTGCTTCTGCAGAAGAAACGCCGCAATCTGATGGTGTCATCGTCAAGTATAAAGAGGAAAACGATGAACCGATCAACGAGTTGATAGAAAAGGTGGAGGTTCCTAAAGGGGAAACAACCGACGCCCTGATTGAGGAACTTGAAGAACAGAAGAATGTGGAATATGCAGAACCAAACTATCTTTTCAAGAAGATGGATAGTCCGAACGACCCAGCCTACATAGACCAGTGGCACCATAAAAAGCTTGGTACGAATGCAGCGTGGACAAAATCGATGGGCTCGAAGGAATTGATCGTGGCCATCATTGACGACGGAATCGATCGCAACCACGAAGATTTAAAAGGGAGGATCGTCAATGCCTATGATACGATACGCAATCGGAAGCATATCGTCCCAAAAGGGGAGCATGGAACGCATATCGCAGGCATCATTGCCGGTTCTGCGAACAACGGCATAGGCGGAACGGGTGTTGCCCCGAACGTTAAACTAATGCCGATCAATGTCTTTGATGGGGAGTATGCCGATACGGCCGACATTATTGAAGCGATACATTATGCCGTTCAGCAAAAGGCAAACATCATCAATATGAGTTTAGGAGACACCAGTTATTCGGAGGCCTTGAACAAGGCTGTCCAGGAAGCCTATAAAAAAGGCGTCCTGATCGTGGCGGCTGCCGGGAATGAAGGGGATATGGGAAAAAATGTACAGCGTGTGTACCCAGCCGCCTTCAGCCATGTTATTTCCGTTGCTGCCACTGACTCAAGGGACAAGCGTCCCAGTTATTCCAACTACCATTCAACAGTCGATATTGCGGCCCCTGGAGATGATATCCTTTCGACCCTGCCTTATGGTAAATACGGCTGGATGAGCGGAACATCGATGGCCACACCGATGGTGGCGGGTGTAGCTGCACTGATTTGGTCCCATGAGCCCAAACTCAACACAACGGAGGTCGAATACCGCCTCTATGATTCAGCCTTGGACCTAGGTGCAAAAGGGAAAGACATCTACTATGGAAACGGGCGGGTCAATGCAAAAAAAGCACTGGAAATGAAGACGCTGACCAAACCGGCCGTGACCGCAATATCCGATAAGGACACCAAAATCAATGGGAAAATCCCGGTTGATTTTAAAACGGGGACCGTCTCCATTTATACCGATAAAAAACAACTGGCCACAATGAAGATCAACGGCGAAAAAACGTTTACAGCGACCATCGCAAAACAAACAGCCGGTACGACCATTTCTACTAGGCTTATCGATAAATCGGGAAATAAAAGTATACCCGTTTCATTTAAAGTGGCAGATAAAACGGCTCCTGCAAGACCGTCGGTAAATACGGTAGGTGACAATACCGTAAAAGTAACCGGCAAAGCGGAAGCAAGCTCCTCCGTCACTGTCAAAACTGGCAGAACGGTTTTAGGCAAAGCAAATTCGAACAGCTCAGGGAATTTCACCGTAACGATGTCAAAAAAACAAAAAGCCGGAAAAGTCCTATCCGTTACAGCAACCGATAAAGCAGGAAATATAAGCTCGATCAAAACCGTGACCGTCGCAGACAAAACAGCACCAAGTAAACCGACGGTCAACCCAGTCAACATAAAAACCACAATAGTAGCAGGGAAAGCAGAGGCTAACTCCACAGTATACATCAAAGCATCAAAAAAAGTGATCGGCTCTGCCACAGCAACGACCAAAGGTACCTTCACGGTTAGAATTCCTAAGCAAAAAGCCGGGAAGAACCTATATATCTATGCCAAAGATAAAGCGAAAAACGTAAGCGAATCAAGAAAAGTAACGGTTAAAAAGTGA
- a CDS encoding ABC transporter ATP-binding protein, which produces MLKIEDINVYYGNIQALKGISLSINEGEIVTLIGANGAGKSTLLKSISGLLKPKQGKILYEGDSIGGKAAQSIVKMGISHVPEGRRVFANMTVEENLQLGAYLRKDKAGIKQDMEKVYELFPRLLERLKQQSGTLSGGEQQMLAMGRALMAKPRLLLLDEPSMGLAPLLVKQIFNIIEEINKTGTTILLVEQNANLALSIADRAYVVETGRIVLSGKSEELTASEEIKNAYLGGH; this is translated from the coding sequence ATGTTAAAAATCGAGGACATCAACGTCTATTACGGAAACATTCAAGCCCTGAAAGGAATCTCGCTTTCTATTAACGAAGGCGAAATCGTAACCCTGATCGGGGCGAACGGAGCCGGGAAAAGCACGTTGCTGAAAAGCATTTCCGGCCTATTAAAACCAAAACAAGGGAAGATTCTATACGAAGGGGATTCCATCGGCGGAAAGGCAGCACAATCGATCGTGAAAATGGGCATTTCCCATGTCCCAGAAGGCCGGCGGGTCTTTGCCAACATGACCGTTGAAGAAAACCTTCAGCTTGGTGCTTATTTACGTAAGGATAAGGCAGGCATTAAGCAGGATATGGAGAAAGTCTATGAATTATTCCCGCGTTTGCTAGAGCGCCTGAAACAGCAATCCGGAACACTTTCCGGCGGGGAACAGCAAATGCTCGCAATGGGCAGGGCACTCATGGCCAAGCCCCGGCTTCTGTTATTGGACGAGCCATCGATGGGACTTGCGCCATTATTGGTGAAGCAAATCTTTAATATCATCGAAGAAATCAACAAAACGGGTACAACGATTCTGCTAGTCGAACAAAATGCCAACTTAGCACTATCCATCGCGGACAGAGCCTATGTTGTCGAAACCGGCCGAATCGTCCTATCAGGCAAATCAGAGGAACTGACCGCAAGCGAAGAAATCAAGAATGCCTATTTAGGCGGACATTAA
- a CDS encoding ABC transporter ATP-binding protein has protein sequence MKKIKTPLLKVDSVGIQFGGLKAVSDVNVELYPGELIGLIGPNGAGKTTFFNLLTGVYVPTEGTISLEGENLRKLPPYKITQKGISRTFQNIRLFSELSVIDNVKVAYHSLSKHNILSSIFRMPIHFKGEKEMDEKAIEFLKIFNLDQYKDEKAKNLPYGKQRRLEIARALAANPKLLLLDEPAAGMNPQETHELMNLIALIREKFDLTVLLIEHDMPLVMGVCERIYVLDHGQLIAQGKPEEIRNNPKVIEAYLGEEVS, from the coding sequence ATGAAAAAAATAAAAACACCGCTGCTTAAAGTCGATTCAGTCGGCATCCAGTTCGGGGGTCTTAAAGCCGTTTCTGATGTTAACGTCGAGTTATATCCAGGAGAACTGATTGGCTTGATCGGGCCGAACGGCGCTGGAAAAACGACTTTCTTTAACTTACTGACAGGAGTTTACGTCCCGACGGAGGGCACGATTTCTTTGGAAGGTGAGAACTTAAGAAAACTGCCTCCATATAAAATCACGCAAAAAGGAATCAGCCGGACATTCCAGAACATTCGCTTGTTCAGTGAACTATCCGTGATCGATAATGTAAAAGTGGCCTATCATTCGCTTTCGAAGCATAATATCTTAAGTTCGATCTTCCGCATGCCGATCCATTTTAAAGGCGAAAAGGAAATGGATGAAAAGGCGATTGAGTTCCTGAAGATTTTCAACCTTGATCAATATAAGGATGAAAAGGCGAAGAACCTGCCATATGGTAAACAAAGACGTTTGGAAATCGCCCGTGCACTTGCAGCCAACCCAAAACTGCTTTTGCTGGATGAACCGGCTGCAGGGATGAACCCCCAGGAAACGCACGAACTCATGAACCTGATTGCCCTCATCCGTGAGAAATTCGATTTGACCGTATTATTGATTGAACATGATATGCCGCTCGTCATGGGTGTTTGCGAACGCATATATGTACTCGATCACGGACAACTGATCGCTCAAGGAAAGCCAGAGGAAATCCGTAACAATCCAAAAGTCATCGAGGCCTATCTGGGCGAGGAGGTTTCATAA